The following are from one region of the Stigmatella ashevillena genome:
- a CDS encoding sensor histidine kinase — translation MLLEDSELDAELMTARLEEEGLRFQWERAGGREDFMRALEQGRFDVVLSDYNVPGFDGLSALEAVRSRQPDTPFLFVSGALGEDLAIELLKRGATDYVLKDRLERLAPSVRRALREAEGHRARKRTEEALRKSEERYQLVIRATFDAVWDWDLETDRVEWSEATGQVFGHGLHEAGPDLSWWLQYIHAEDLPRVMDSLRNVRDAGADRWRDEFRFQRKDGGYSYVVVQGIMVRTTEGKAVRMVGAIQDISELRRAEEERERLLREAQQRVEFEQQLIGIVSHDLRNPLGSILAGASMLVQRETLEPWVAKTAARILSSASRANRMIRDLLDFTQSRMRSGIPVRPTPLDFHELTLQVVEETRAVHAERDIQVTQCGDGAGHGDADRVAQLLSNLLSNALKYSPAGTPVRVETHGEAERVVLRVHNEGEPIGPELLPRIFEPLQRGKRKAAHSDRSIGLGLYIVRQLVLAHGGQVDVRSTGEEGTTFTVTLPRLAPGFQGTE, via the coding sequence TTGCTGTTGGAAGACAGTGAACTGGACGCCGAGTTGATGACCGCTCGGCTGGAGGAGGAAGGGCTGCGCTTCCAATGGGAGCGGGCAGGAGGCCGCGAGGACTTCATGCGGGCGCTGGAGCAAGGGCGCTTCGACGTGGTGTTGTCGGACTACAACGTGCCGGGGTTCGACGGCCTCAGTGCATTGGAGGCGGTTCGGAGCCGCCAGCCGGATACGCCCTTCCTCTTTGTCTCTGGGGCGCTGGGCGAAGACCTGGCCATCGAACTGCTCAAGCGAGGGGCGACGGACTACGTCCTCAAGGACCGGCTGGAGCGCCTGGCGCCGAGTGTCCGGAGGGCCTTGCGTGAAGCGGAAGGGCACCGGGCGCGCAAGCGCACCGAGGAGGCGCTGCGCAAGTCCGAGGAGCGATACCAGCTCGTCATCCGGGCGACGTTCGATGCCGTGTGGGACTGGGATCTGGAAACGGACCGGGTGGAGTGGAGCGAGGCGACGGGACAGGTATTTGGCCACGGCCTGCACGAGGCAGGGCCGGACCTGAGCTGGTGGCTCCAGTACATCCACGCCGAGGATCTTCCCCGGGTGATGGACAGCTTGCGGAATGTCCGGGACGCAGGCGCGGATCGCTGGCGGGACGAGTTCCGCTTTCAGAGAAAGGACGGCGGGTATTCCTACGTGGTGGTCCAGGGCATCATGGTCCGCACCACGGAGGGCAAGGCCGTGCGCATGGTGGGGGCCATCCAAGACATCTCGGAGTTGCGGAGGGCCGAAGAGGAGAGAGAGCGGTTGTTACGGGAAGCGCAGCAGCGGGTGGAGTTCGAGCAGCAGCTCATCGGCATCGTCAGCCATGACTTGCGGAACCCGCTCGGGTCCATTCTCGCGGGCGCATCGATGCTGGTGCAGCGAGAGACCCTCGAGCCGTGGGTGGCGAAGACGGCGGCCCGCATCCTGTCATCCGCTTCACGAGCGAACCGGATGATTCGGGACCTGCTGGACTTCACTCAGTCGCGGATGAGGAGCGGCATCCCGGTACGGCCCACGCCGCTCGACTTTCACGAACTGACGCTGCAAGTGGTGGAAGAAACGCGCGCGGTTCACGCGGAGCGCGACATCCAAGTCACCCAGTGCGGAGACGGGGCAGGACATGGGGACGCGGACCGCGTGGCCCAGTTGCTGTCCAACCTTCTGAGCAATGCGCTGAAGTACAGCCCGGCGGGCACGCCCGTGCGGGTCGAAACGCACGGAGAGGCGGAGCGGGTGGTGCTCCGAGTGCACAACGAGGGAGAGCCCATTGGTCCGGAGTTGTTGCCGCGCATCTTCGAGCCCCTTCAGAGAGGGAAGAGGAAAGCGGCCCATTCCGACCGGAGCATTGGACTGGGCCTCTACATTGTCCGGCAGCTTGTCCTGGCCCACGGAGGGCAGGTGGACGTGCGCTCGACAGGGGAGGAGGGCACCACCTTCACCGTGACGCTTCCCCGGTTGGCTCCGGGTTTCCAGGGAACGGAATGA
- the def gene encoding peptide deformylase, giving the protein MARDIVIWPHKVLTSATQPVKDFGPTLEKLLAEMAEAMTEAKGIGIAANQVGESLRVALVGREDGTFFEIVNPELLERSGKVTLEEGCLSVPDEWEKVPRFEKVKVRYQDKTGQWHETETEGRLAHVFQHEIDHLNGHVFVDHLSSLKRSLIQERMKKLQKSLKRKKD; this is encoded by the coding sequence ATGGCACGAGACATTGTTATCTGGCCCCACAAGGTGCTGACCTCGGCGACACAGCCCGTGAAGGACTTCGGGCCCACGCTGGAAAAGCTGCTGGCAGAGATGGCCGAGGCCATGACGGAAGCCAAGGGCATCGGCATTGCGGCCAATCAGGTGGGAGAATCGCTTCGCGTGGCACTCGTGGGGCGCGAGGATGGGACGTTCTTCGAGATCGTCAACCCCGAGCTGCTGGAACGGTCGGGGAAGGTGACCCTGGAAGAGGGCTGCCTGTCCGTGCCGGACGAGTGGGAGAAGGTGCCGCGCTTCGAGAAGGTGAAGGTGCGGTACCAGGACAAAACGGGGCAGTGGCACGAGACGGAGACGGAGGGACGCCTCGCCCACGTGTTCCAGCACGAGATCGACCACTTGAACGGCCACGTCTTCGTGGACCACCTCTCGAGCTTGAAGCGGAGCCTCATCCAGGAGCGGATGAAGAAGCTGCAGAAGTCGTTGAAGCGGAAGAAGGATTGA